In Aegilops tauschii subsp. strangulata cultivar AL8/78 chromosome 3, Aet v6.0, whole genome shotgun sequence, one genomic interval encodes:
- the LOC109733470 gene encoding uncharacterized protein, with product MAEIIRSAIIGETVTQIFSGITNRKDDDKSDEATGGSGLERLEMAHIKMEAALEMSDKWQITDVSLLHWRKKLKCAAQDCNDAARRCWELSLEEDEADQVLRKSSFATRIAHATKSFVSSFIGCEGDHYSGSIAAAVRRFERFADGATEFIQCVQLGGTPRQPLFFDPLIRHIFTGKTLRYMVMHPGGQYQYFGIRPMAFEERGLEAMLSLIYEDFKVPKNSFRLGFMLRLSESTDIIGTTVKCLRLVTPHFKSTADAVIKDIIQLPTQDFSSLPPEAESTNMEHWNHIHKTFTRWFRPDPLCCQGYKQEVMPSHVGNCGNNVRLSSIFPEPVCEVFLQRQISLLDYKNLQGSTAGYDVSSLENTPLLKLGILFMPHDSLENPKSTGEGSAIEVIDGEKQHLTHANVHPDQLDEILLPKAIDYLHHNTETATYQIVWRSNHGSAHLCVEKTSTTRIPRAHRAAIRQGRNKNSKTLRQMRQEQMRKVQWMQVAKDFLKLWVVRSSERLQSIFTSWLKQ from the coding sequence ATGGCCGAGATCATCAGGTCTGCCATCATTGGGGAGACAGTTACCCAGATTTTTTCTGGCATAACCAACAGGAAAGACGATGATAAATCAGATGAAGCCACCGGAGGAAGTGGCCTAGAGAGGCTAGAGATGGCACACATCAAAATGGAGGCTGCACTCGAGATGTCTGACAAGTGGCAGATCACCGATGTGTCACTACTTCATTGGCGTAAGAAGCTGAAGTGTGCTGCCCAGGATTGCAACGACGCAGCTCGCAGATGCTGGGAGCTCTCACTGGAAGAAGATGAGGCAGATCAGGTGCTAAGAAAATCTTCGTTTGCTACACGGATCGCTCATGCGACCAAGTCATTTGTCTCCTCTTTCATTGGCTGCGAAGGTGATCATTACTCAGGCAgcatcgccgccgccgttcgAAGATTCGAGAGGTTTGCTGATGGTGCTACAGAGTTCATTCAATGTGTGCAGCTCGGTGGAACACCTCGACAGCCCCTGTTCTTCGACCCTCTCATCAGGCATATCTTCACAGGCAAAACGCTGCGGTATATGGTGATGCATCCGGGAGGCCAGTATCAATACTTCGGCATACGTCCTATGGCCTTCGAGGAGCGTGGACTGGAGGCCATGCTATCCTTGATATATGAAGATTTCAAGGTGCCCAAGAACAGTTTTCGCCTTGGGTTCATGCTGCGTCTTTCAGAGAGTACAGACATTATCGGAACTACAGTCAAGTGCTTGCGACTGGTGACACCTCACTTCAAGTCCACGGCCGACGCTGTGATCAAAGATATCATCCAACTCCCTACCCAAGATTTTTCCAGTTTACCACCAGAGGCTGAGAGCACAAACATGGAACACTGGAACCATATCCACAAAACTTTTACTAGATGGTTCCGTCCAGATCCATTATGTTGTCAAGGATACAAACAGGAGGTCATGCCTTCTCATGTCGGTAACTGCGGGAACAACGTGAGACTTTCAAGCATATTTCCAGAACCAGTGTGTGAAGTGTTTTTGCAGCGTCAAATCTCTCTACTCGATTATAAGAACCTACAGGGATCAACTGCGGGATATGATGTTTCTTCTCTGGAGAATACCCCACTTCTGAAGCTGGGAATTCTGTTCATGCCTCATGATTCTCTGGAGAACCCCAAGTCCACCGGCGAGGGCTCTGCCATAGAGGTGATTGATGGAGAGAAGCAACATCTCACACATGCAAATGTTCATCCGGACCAACTTGATGAGATATTGCTGCCCAAGGCGATAGATTATCTTCACCATAACACCGAGACTGCGACGTATCAGATAGTATGGAGGTCCAACCATGGCAGTGCACACCTATGTGTGGAGAAGACAAGCACAACAAGAATTCCCAGAGCACACAGAGCCGCCATACGACAAGGTAGGAACAAGAATAGTAAGACACTTCGTCAGATGCGGCAGGAGCAGATGAGGAAAGTGCAGTGGATGCAGGTAGCCAAAGATTTCCTGAAACTATGGGTTGTGCGTTCCTCAGAGAGGTTGCAGAGCATATTTACGTCATGGCTCAAACAGTAG